Genomic segment of Colletotrichum destructivum chromosome 5, complete sequence:
CTGTTTTGTCTCCTTGCTTTAGGGGACAGCCAACAGGGCTTCCCTCTGAGTTTACAATCCTTTTTGTCTTACATGGTGTAATGTAACCCAGGACTTACTGTGCAGAACGAAACAAAAAGGCAGACTAAAAAATTACAATAACGGCGATGTTTACTAATTGAAAACAATCGCTCCTGGTCGTGTCGACTCCACCATCTCGCCGTAATCATCAGAGGCGCGAGGGATGGCCCTTACCCCCGAGTTGCTGTAATAAGGCTTTTCCTGAGAAGCAGTCTTCTATCGCTCAACGGCGTCGTCTCTATCCCAGAGGGCTGTCTCGAGTCTCTCATATAAAACATCGACATCTCCAATTGTTTCGTCGTTGACCTCACGGTCCTCGACAATCGTCCATCCAGCGCGAGAGAATCTGTATCGAGTTTTGTTGTTCATTCCTACAAGTCGTAGAGACATCTGTTTTCCTACGTGTCGTTTCACCTCCTCCTTAAGCTCACATAGCGTTAGGACTCCGGTTACGTCGATAAAGGGCACTTGGGTCAGATCCCAGACCATGACAGTCATCGACGTATTCGAGGGCACAACGCTGTCGCGCTTTCGCAGCATTTCAATACGCTTCATCGATGCCACGCTCCAGGAACGTTCAGCTGATAtaccgtcttcttcgtcaacaGCCGGTTGTTTCTCGAAATGGACTTTGACAGAGTCAAGGACTAACTTCTTGATGCGGCCAGCGTTGGGGAAAAAGATGGAGTCGGTGAAGCTGATCAACATGGTGTCTTTGGGAACGGGAATGTCCTCAGCCGTCGGAGGGTTAGTAGCCTGCCCTGGTGGGATCTTTCGATTCTTCACACCAGTAGCAGAAAATGTCTTGACTTTCGGAAACGCCGACCGGATTAGGGTGTACCCGACGCTGAATATGACCGCCGAAGCGATTCCCATCTCGGTTGATACGAAAAGAGTGACCCAAAAGGACAGCATCGAAGCCACAAAGTCCACGAATGAGATTCGCCAGTAGCGGTAAAACAGAGAAACAGGCCCCACGATGTGGATGACTGCCATGATCTGTAAGACAATTGTTAGCGACAAGACTGGAAATGGGCAGAACTAACATACAATGATTGCAGAGAGCGTCGCTTTAGGGATCCAGAATAGAGCATCTGACAGTTTATACAAAGTCAGAAGGATAAAACCGCTAGTGAAAATGCCACTCAAAGGGCTCTTGACGCCACATTCTGAGTTCACGGCTGTTCTTGACATTGCGCCTCCGACGCTCATCGCTCCGAAAACGCTGTTGACGGCATTGGTGATTCCGAGATAGCAAAGCTCCTGGCTTTCGTCTATGGCGTATTTGTTCTTGAGACCGAACGATTTCCCAATGGCCAAATGCTCGAGAGCCGATGCTACCAAAGGAGCGATCGCTCTGATGGCCACTTTGGAAATCAAGTCAGAGGTCGGGACCTTGGGGACTCGGAGACCATTGGCGTTGACTTTGCTGATAGTCCATAAGGGTTCTCCTCTGTCCTTGTTGACTAAGAAGCTGATCGTAGTGTAGACGAGCAAGAGAACTACAGCCCGACTGCTGCAAATGAGCGCTATGGAGGCACTACTCTTCCCCCATTTTTTGCCGATGAATTCCAGGATATAAAGCAGCAAAAGACTACTGATTCCAATAACGATGGTCAGTGGTTTCATCTCGGGAATACGTCTGATAATGTTTTCGATGCTCTTGGATGCACCAGATGGGACATCGCTGAGGCCTACGATTGACCCAACTTGACCAAGAAGAAtggtgaaggcggcggcagaaAGAAACCCCGACAGCACCGGAACGGAAATGTATTCCAGCAGGAACCCCATCTTCAACAAGCCGACGATAAGTGAGTAGATTCCAACAACCAAAGCGATAGCCGATGAGACGTCTTGTGCGGCATACCCCTCGGTCTTGAGGTCACTGATGATCTCTGCCGTCAACAGACCCATGATGGAGGTCGGGCCGGTGGACAAATCTAGCGAGCTTTTAGCATTGTTCTGCTTCATCTCTTCTCGGCACTTACCCTTGGACGTCCCCATGA
This window contains:
- a CDS encoding Putative SLC26A/SulP transporter, STAS domain, STAS domain superfamily; protein product: MKFLDKAKSDFRTDSTINTVRRKVISGLPRLPLAIGQYLIQKVPIVQWLPHYNPKWIISDFTAGMTIGVMMIPQALAYAKIAKIPGEFGLYSSWLPAAIYVFMGTSKGKCREEMKQNNAKSSLDLSTGPTSIMGLLTAEIISDLKTEGYAAQDVSSAIALVVGIYSLIVGLLKMGFLLEYISVPVLSGFLSAAAFTILLGQVGSIVGLSDVPSGASKSIENIIRRIPEMKPLTIVIGISSLLLLYILEFIGKKWGKSSASIALICSSRAVVLLLVYTTISFLVNKDRGEPLWTISKVNANGLRVPKVPTSDLISKVAIRAIAPLVASALEHLAIGKSFGLKNKYAIDESQELCYLGITNAVNSVFGAMSVGGAMSRTAVNSECGVKSPLSGIFTSGFILLTLYKLSDALFWIPKATLSAIIIMAVIHIVGPVSLFYRYWRISFVDFVASMLSFWVTLFVSTEMGIASAVIFSVGYTLIRSAFPKVKTFSATGVKNRKIPPGQATNPPTAEDIPVPKDTMLISFTDSIFFPNAGRIKKLVLDSVKVHFEKQPAVDEEDGISAERSWSVASMKRIEMLRKRDSVVPSNTSMTVMVWDLTQVPFIDVTGVLTLCELKEEVKRHVGKQMSLRLVGMNNKTRYRFSRAGWTIVEDREVNDETIGDVDVLYERLETALWDRDDAVER